The Phyllopteryx taeniolatus isolate TA_2022b chromosome 19, UOR_Ptae_1.2, whole genome shotgun sequence genome includes the window GATTCCTCCTCTTTGGACAGAGTCTGCGGTGGAAACAAACACACGGGTCAACTTGTTAcaggaaagggggaaaaaaaatgtaaatcaattaattgataaaTCAACCAATCACCTGTTTGAGAAACTGCCTGCCAAAGTAGTTTGTGGCCATATTTTTGAAGTCCGTCTTCCCTCCCACTTTACACCTGATGTATCCGTAGAGGTTGGCTCCTTGCAGCACCAGCCCCATCAGCACCACAGGCTGCACGCACGACCGACACATTCCCATCAGTTACATCACCGCAACGACAACAACTTCCCGCGGGAATTTCCAACGGGCCTCCCGACGCTTGCAAGTCTGAAGGCCGCATTATGGGCAGTTGCGTTGGCCCTGTGGAACTATTTTAAACTTTGTTCTCAATGAGAAGGAAAGTATTTGGATTGTCTAGTTTCAAATGAGTACAGAATGTacatgtgtgtaaaaaaaataataaataaataaataaattaccgtttttcagcttttattttgaaaatgtgcacaGTTGTTGGAATGGGAAcgagctgaacagtttgaagttggaatggtttgaatctgtcaagaaatgtggtaattacaggtaaaaataaaacatttcttaaTTTTAGCCTTTTCCACCCCTTTCACTTTCTAGAGCGCTTATGCAGACTCATCGATTATTCAAGTAAtggttagttgcagccctaggaATGAGAATGAGCTGCAGCGTTTGACTCGATCAATTAATGTTGGGGGAGGAGGAAATGATGTGAAAAGTGTTGAATGTGGACCTCGTGGGCAGCCCGTTTATTCTCAATGGGAGTTTATACGTAGTTTTTGGGAAACGGTGTCGTCGCTACGGTaacacaaaatacttttttaaaaaaaatagttccgATCCGGGTCCGGCACAGTTAGCGGCCGTGCGTGCCCATCCGCAGactcacaaaaataataaacgcCCCCGTAATACCGCCGTGGCATTCCTCACCAGCCACTTAATGTTGAACTGAAAGAGGGTGCTGAAGGCGAAGAGCACCCACACCAGCGGGCATACGATCAGACCCAGCCAGAAGATCCGAGATTCCGAGTCTGAACTTTGCCTTTTCCTCATCCcctgaagaaaaggaaaaatgtcGTCAGCGGCCGGAGAGCGCTCGTGACCTTTTGGCGTGCTCGCAATCACGATCGTCACCTTCCGGGACTCGAACACCCAGTGACTTTGGCCATCCTCGTCCACTTGGTTCCACCACCTCAGCGCCACCATCAGTCGGCCAGTGATGTtctgcgcacgcacacaccattGACGCGtcattcactcacacacacacacacacacaaacgggcaaacacacgcacacacgggcCCCCACCTTGACAGTCCAGAAGTCACACGAGAGCAACAGGATGATGGCCACCATGCCACCGATGAACCCGTTGCTGATCCTCTCGCAGAGCAAGTAGACCAAGATGGCACAAACCctgaagaagaggtggaagaaGGACGCCACCGGATGCCTGGAAACGTCAGCAGCGTCGTCACGTcacgtcatcgtcatcatcatcatcatcatcatcatcatcatcatcatcatccccaTCCCTTCTCGACCAAGCAAAGTGACTAACTTCATGTTTGTCCTCTTGGGCAATCTTTGGCCGGCGTCCTCCTCGGCGTCAAACAGAGAAACATCTTCATCGTTGTTCTCCTGAGGGACcaaaaaggaaggaagacacAAATCAGCTCGAAAAACATCATGACAACTTCACTGCATGCCCAAATAaggcatttttacattttgcccCCCGTTTTCTCAAACAAGAAACATCCAAGTTGAATGACCAAacgattgttttgttttttttaactctggaaaaaaaatgcaagctcGAGTTTTAGAAAGCAGAATTCAAAACACGACATTTTCTAACGTTATGTTGCGTCGTTTAATAAACATTAGCTCGCTAGCTCACGAGCTTCTTCAATAGGTCAATCTCCTCAAAACGTTATAACCATCgcttttcattaaaaacacacacaagctctCTTCGGAAACATTTAAATGCTCACGTACGTCTGTTAGCATGTTGACAGTCGAGCTAACACTTCCTGCTTACATGCTAATTAGGACACGTCACTAGACGACGTCACGTGACTTGCGCGTGAATTACGTACTTTCAAGTAACGGACGGACGACCAAATAGACTGtgggaaaatattatttttatgttgtacctgttttcattcaaaacaaacacaaaacgtgTTTCTTACGTCTGTTTGCATGTTGAGACTCGCGCTATCACTTCCTGGTTACGTTCCATGCCgacggcgacgctaagctagggagggcaaagtcgtcagcgcattccatgtgtgtgaaCGACAATGAACCCAAAAGACCAAGAATGCAATGCGGTACGTTGTGAAGCATACTGTTGTGTAAAACGCCGTACAGGTACAAGGGAACTGGGACTTCCTTTCACATGAAAAAGTATTAGTATTAAAGTTTTATGCTATATTTACCAATTGCGTTTCTTAATAGCGtacgctttggcattgacaaaacagTAGTGCtaatgaaaatcggttgagaaatgagcacgTTACCACGACTTAATTTTAGTGTCCATACTTTTCCTTCTATAGGAATGACGAcctctccaacatggccgctaCGTAGGCACGTTGGATAGCCCAGCTGCTACAGCGCGGGGCGTGTGTAGTGTTATGTCGATTACTGTCATACCGGCGTGCTCACGTGACCTTTGCGTGCTAAAGTTATTGGGATAATGAACTTAAACTgtgaaaatgtttataaaattaaataacaaaaaataaaataaaacaattttaaaaaacataaaacaaaataagttaaaaagaaaacatatacaataattctaattatataaaaaaagaaaaatatattaaaaaatatctaattatgaaaaataaaaaacaaacaaaaaaacctttttacATTGTTATTGAATTCACAAATATGAATCGATATTCGCCTCCTTGCCCGTCTTTGGTCACGTCTCGCTTACATACAATATGTGATTAACTGAGACTTTGATGACTTCTGTAGATGCTGGAACATAATGAGTTCATCAAGAAACTAAAAGTACAGAATGTCATCGCTGTATAATTGTTGTTTGTGTCATCTTGAAGCTGAATCTTtcttttattcataaaaatttggaaaaaagagCTGTTTtactaaaaatgaataaagatCCATTTGGCAGTGTAAACTATTTAATGAGTTCATTCCAGGTTCACGTATGTTAACGTCAAACAATTATTGACTCTGTTCATCGCCATGTCAACACTGACATACAAATATATGTTTATATGCACACGCGTTCTTAATTTCTTGAGTTTGTTTGTCCTTGAAGGTTTGCGGACGGATGCGCATTCGCAGCAATTCCACGCAGAGACGCAGAAAGCGTTGGGCGTGCGGCGACAGGATAGAACTGGACGGACGCTTCCCGCCCCGTCACAATAAGCGTCACACGCGGCTGGAAGCTTCCGGGAAGACGGAATGGCGCCGCTTCGCCTTCACGGAAGAGGGACGCCGTTAGAAGGGGACGCGGGAGGAGAGGGGCTCTTGAGGGGCAAGGGCTCGCCGGGCGGCACCAGAACCACCACGTTCTCCTTCTTGGACAACCAGAAGGCGGGATACAGCGGCTCCAGGAACTCGGCCTCGTAGCGGTGGATGAGCGTCATGACTTCGTCCACGCCGTAGAAGGCCAGGAGGCCTCGGGCGGAGTCCACGTACACGCCTGCGGAAAACAAGGTGGCGCATTTAGGTTATAGTTTCGATGTCCACCTTACGAGTGGGATCTCAATTCAAGACTAAAAGAAGTAAATGGAGCCTTTCTTGGTCCTGAACAAAACCAAATATTCAAAGATCGATTGGCATACATGACAGTGtgcgtgaactggtcgccagcacaCCGCAGGacacaatgaaacaaacaagcactttatttagagtcttccatcaacctaGCACACGCCTGTTACTGGGATgtggaagaaaacccacgcagacacgacggcgagaacacgcaaactccgcacaggcgaggccggatttgaagccgcaacctcacaactgtgaggcagatgcgctaacccgTCGGCCACCgtatgtatgcgtgtgcgtCTATCAAATCTCTGTGTATCTGTAGCGGCAACGGCGCaaggtgtttgtgtttgtgtttgtgtttccataCGTACCGACACGCGTGAACTTCCTCACGCTGAGGGGCGTCTCCACGCCGCTGTGCCAGGCGGAGAAGTTCCGGCCGTTCCAGTGCAGGCACCAGGAGAAGTTGTTGCCGGTGATGCAGCTGCTGCTGTCGCCGCCTTTGCGCTGGATGCTCTTGTAGGTGAGGCCCACGTGCGTGCCCTCGCCGCCGATGTCCGCCTCAAAGTAATGCCGGCCCAGGTAGAAACTTTCGGCGGCCAGCACTTGCCGCCAATCCTGGAAGCGCTCGGGGAGGTCCGGGTAGGAGTGCTGCCAGGGCGTGGTGTTGGTCACCTTGCGGTTGTCTTCGGTCAGACGCAGGAAGACGTGAGCCGTGTCCGCGTCGAAGCTCACCTGAGCGCCATCTACGGGCGTAAGCGACAATTGTCAACAGCATTTTGTTGTCACATTGGCTGAAATGTTGAATATTAGGAGTAGAGAGCTACAGAAGCGTCTCGTTGCCATCAAGACAGAGGCGCTGGATATATAAGGATACGACGAGCTGACTGTATGCAGATTTCATATACGATGTTCGCAGTCAAAATGGCCCCATGGGAGAAAGCGCAAGTCTCATGTGGAACATGAAAAGTGGTGAAATGTGACAgccgagagaaaaaaaaacacagccgtCTTTGGCTTCTTCGCTCTCCACTTTGTGTTTATTGCACTTCCGCCTCATGGTTGGCGTTGTTGTTCGCCAACTTTGTGCTTCGCTGCGGCACACTCACACTTGAGGAAGTCGGCCCGCGTGACGGGCTCGGGAACGCCGGCGTCGTGTCCGGCCGAGACGATGGCCTGGACCGTCGTCTTGATGCCCACCTTGTCTGAAAAGCAAgcgcacacgcacgctcacACTTTCGCCGCCCGCGACACTTCTGGCAAAGCTGACATATTATCACATCCCCAAATCAATCAagtctttcttctttttctacaAGAAAACGATTGCAAATGATTCCTATTTTTCAGAGAATGTCGTGAGATTTTTGGAGAGAAGTAAGGCGTCCTTTCCAGGTGACAAAGCTTAATATTCACGTAGTATTTTTGAAATccacttgttaaaatatgtcTTCCTTTCCTTCTTAAACTCGGACTTTAATATCCTAATATTGTAAC containing:
- the tvp23b gene encoding Golgi apparatus membrane protein TVP23 homolog B isoform X2 — translated: MQTDENNDEDVSLFDAEEDAGQRLPKRTNMKHPVASFFHLFFRVCAILVYLLCERISNGFIGGMVAIILLLSCDFWTVKNITGRLMVALRWWNQVDEDGQSHWVFESRKVTIVIASTPKGHERSPAADDIFPFLQGMRKRQSSDSESRIFWLGLIVCPLVWVLFAFSTLFQFNIKWLPVVLMGLVLQGANLYGYIRCKVGGKTDFKNMATNYFGRQFLKQTLSKEEES
- the tvp23b gene encoding Golgi apparatus membrane protein TVP23 homolog B isoform X1; translated protein: MLTDENNDEDVSLFDAEEDAGQRLPKRTNMKHPVASFFHLFFRVCAILVYLLCERISNGFIGGMVAIILLLSCDFWTVKNITGRLMVALRWWNQVDEDGQSHWVFESRKVTIVIASTPKGHERSPAADDIFPFLQGMRKRQSSDSESRIFWLGLIVCPLVWVLFAFSTLFQFNIKWLPVVLMGLVLQGANLYGYIRCKVGGKTDFKNMATNYFGRQFLKQTLSKEEES
- the tvp23b gene encoding Golgi apparatus membrane protein TVP23 homolog B isoform X3 — translated: MLTDENNDEDVSLFDAEEDAGQRLPKRTNMKHPVASFFHLFFRVCAILVYLLCERISNGFIGGMVAIILLLSCDFWTVKNITGRLMVALRWWNQVDEDGQSHWVFESRKGMRKRQSSDSESRIFWLGLIVCPLVWVLFAFSTLFQFNIKWLPVVLMGLVLQGANLYGYIRCKVGGKTDFKNMATNYFGRQFLKQTLSKEEES